A portion of the Drosophila innubila isolate TH190305 chromosome 3L unlocalized genomic scaffold, UK_Dinn_1.0 0_D_3L, whole genome shotgun sequence genome contains these proteins:
- the LOC117786924 gene encoding uncharacterized protein LOC117786924, with translation MLKHLLLWCSVGFLMSMAHVTFTNLKCSYANESFGQYKQCRIKAFNRTHKYIMIHGELKWKPLNNITVNIKLLRHDHGYKPFFVDTTFDACKFLKNQRIVIVNMFYNTVKKYSNMNHTCPYNHDIIIDKLWTGNQDDDFAKYIPFPNGDFAVFLTFYAYNIELSKIELYIRITR, from the exons ATGTTGAAACATTTACTGCTCTGGTGTTCCGTTGGATTTTTAATg AGCATGGCTCATGTAACATTCACGAATCTCAAGTGCAGTTATGCGAATGAGAGTTTTGGCCAGTATAAACAGTGTAGAATCAAGGCTTTTAATCGCACCCACAAATACATAATGATACATGGAGAACTTAAATGGAAACCCTTAAATAATATCACA gTCAACATTAAGTTATTGCGTCATGACCATGGCTATAAGCCCTTTTTCGTGGACACAACCTTCGATGCCTGCAAGTTCCTAAAGAACCAAAGAATTGTCATTGTCAACATGTTCTACAATACCGTTAAAAAATACTCCAATATGAATCACACTTGTCCCTATAAT CATGATATAATAATTGACAAGCTGTGGACTGGAAATCAAGACGATGATTTTGCCAAATATATTCCATTTCCAAACGGGGATTTTGCagtatttttgactttttatgcGTACAACATTGAGCTTTCTAAGATAGAACTTTATATTAGAATAACACGTTAA